A genomic window from Providencia alcalifaciens includes:
- the flgL gene encoding flagellar hook-associated protein FlgL, with amino-acid sequence MRLSTNMIFHQRLQDMNNAQSRWMEAGSQLASGQRVNKPSDDPQASSQAVRINQSENRNQQYVTSRGFAKTGMTLQMSILTQMADVTTQIDTTIIQASNQGALSDKDRNSLAEQLTGLKDQLVALGNTTDGNGRYIFAGFKSDKPPFEIDADGEVLYQGGDKPITQNVASEREMTTYFTGAQVFETDDAGMVNVFKALNEGIKALGIPQENASQADLDRAQAGMDTANRGIKAALDQISNIEAKQGLQLQEIDKLDFLADTRSIQNAARKSELLETNWTATTTDYYKEKAMFQASQDIFKDLNSMSLFGSR; translated from the coding sequence ATGCGTTTAAGTACTAATATGATTTTCCACCAACGCTTGCAGGACATGAATAACGCTCAATCTCGTTGGATGGAGGCAGGTAGCCAATTGGCTTCAGGGCAGCGTGTAAATAAGCCTTCAGATGACCCGCAGGCGTCATCTCAAGCGGTGCGTATAAACCAGTCTGAAAACCGTAACCAACAATATGTGACCAGCCGTGGTTTTGCGAAAACTGGCATGACATTGCAAATGAGTATCCTGACTCAAATGGCGGATGTCACGACACAAATTGATACCACCATTATTCAGGCCTCTAACCAAGGTGCCTTGAGTGATAAAGACCGCAATTCACTGGCTGAGCAACTGACTGGCCTGAAAGATCAATTGGTTGCACTGGGTAACACCACTGACGGTAATGGTCGCTATATTTTTGCGGGCTTTAAATCCGATAAGCCGCCATTTGAAATTGATGCAGACGGTGAAGTGCTATATCAGGGTGGTGATAAGCCAATCACTCAGAACGTCGCGAGTGAGCGTGAAATGACGACCTATTTCACTGGCGCACAAGTGTTTGAAACCGATGATGCGGGTATGGTCAATGTGTTTAAAGCATTGAACGAAGGCATCAAAGCGCTAGGCATTCCACAAGAAAATGCATCACAAGCGGATTTAGACAGAGCGCAAGCGGGTATGGACACGGCTAACCGTGGCATCAAAGCGGCATTGGATCAAATCTCCAATATTGAAGCGAAGCAAGGTTTACAGCTGCAAGAGATTGATAAACTTGATTTCTTAGCGGATACCCGTTCTATTCAGAATGCGGCACGTAAGAGTGAGTTATTAGAGACTAACTGGACGGCGACAACAACGGATTATTATAAAGAGAAGGCGATGTTCCAAGCTTCTCAAGATATTTTCAAAGATCTGAACAGCATGTCATTATTTGGCAGTCGTTAA
- the cas6f gene encoding type I-F CRISPR-associated endoribonuclease Cas6/Csy4 — protein MNYYQEVTLLPDSTVPLDFLWQKVYQQIHIALVDNKTGQGNSAVAVAFPEYGSPGFRLGKKVRLIAKDSTALAALDLAKWLSRLSDYVHIKSIQAVPENARPVSYIRRQVKGASRIESDMQKKAARWAKKSGQSLAQCLADLEKSRPIKQSRLPFIWVESQHSKSEQRGSRPFPLFIQCIEVEKAVEGIFNCYGLSQINNDGQIFATVPHF, from the coding sequence ATGAATTACTATCAAGAGGTCACTTTATTGCCAGATTCAACGGTACCATTAGATTTTCTGTGGCAAAAGGTTTATCAGCAAATCCATATTGCGCTGGTGGACAATAAAACAGGCCAAGGGAACAGTGCGGTCGCGGTTGCATTTCCTGAATATGGTAGCCCTGGGTTTCGATTAGGCAAAAAGGTACGTTTGATCGCCAAAGACTCTACGGCATTAGCGGCGTTAGATTTGGCTAAATGGCTTTCAAGGCTATCTGATTATGTGCATATAAAGTCAATACAAGCGGTACCTGAAAATGCTCGCCCAGTGAGTTATATTCGTCGGCAAGTTAAAGGTGCGTCGCGTATTGAGTCGGATATGCAGAAAAAAGCAGCGCGTTGGGCAAAAAAATCGGGGCAATCCTTGGCTCAGTGTTTAGCGGATCTCGAAAAATCTCGCCCAATTAAACAAAGCCGATTGCCATTTATCTGGGTGGAAAGCCAACACAGTAAGAGTGAGCAACGAGGTAGCCGACCCTTCCCGTTATTTATTCAATGTATCGAAGTAGAGAAAGCGGTTGAAGGTATCTTTAATTGTTATGGACTCAGTCAGATTAACAATGATGGTCAAATATTCGCAACTGTTCCTCATTTTTGA
- the csy1 gene encoding type I-F CRISPR-associated protein Csy1, with product MLDPAIDAFFAERKEGWLKKNVKASMSESELQQLQQECDAVFALSQWLPNAAKRAGQISLSTHPCTFSHPSSRKNKNGYVTATLAETEHSNDGFLRSGNVAVETDALGNAAALDVYKFLTLTLQDNKTLLAHIQDETDLAKSVLAQGDESYQVLRDGFLEMASTDDSIITSSKIKQVYFPVWQEDTEYHLLSPLTPSGLVFELRQRIDAIRFSEQTKTLRDLKRKGEYSEVGYKEIYNITTIGYGGTKPQNVSVLNTQNAGKAHLLSSLPPQIIQRKLRLPTSNFFSDTLNPWQAKETLEAFHGLISLPKAQRNSRFIEYRDRRIQEYMDYIMLVMWEVRRELEQVDARLPASLPKEQQIWLFPNPQERDNSDEWISVIVTSIVKSFMLHYKKVLGKKAISLGNEEFAAIAELVMTNKELLR from the coding sequence ATGTTAGATCCAGCAATAGACGCCTTTTTTGCGGAGCGTAAAGAGGGTTGGCTTAAAAAGAATGTAAAAGCATCTATGAGTGAAAGTGAGTTACAGCAATTACAGCAAGAGTGTGATGCCGTATTTGCATTATCACAGTGGCTGCCCAATGCTGCTAAACGAGCTGGGCAGATATCGTTGTCGACTCATCCCTGCACTTTTAGCCATCCAAGTTCGAGAAAGAATAAGAATGGCTATGTGACGGCGACATTAGCGGAAACAGAACATAGTAATGATGGCTTTTTGAGATCGGGTAATGTGGCGGTTGAAACCGATGCATTAGGTAATGCGGCAGCATTAGATGTATATAAGTTTTTAACCCTTACACTGCAAGATAACAAAACGTTACTGGCACATATTCAAGATGAAACTGACCTAGCTAAATCTGTTTTAGCGCAAGGCGATGAATCATATCAAGTGCTGAGGGATGGATTCTTAGAAATGGCTTCGACGGATGACTCCATCATCACAAGTTCGAAAATAAAACAAGTCTATTTCCCAGTTTGGCAAGAAGACACTGAATATCATTTGCTTTCACCATTAACCCCGTCAGGATTGGTATTTGAGCTTCGCCAGCGCATAGATGCCATTCGTTTTTCTGAACAAACCAAAACATTGCGAGATTTAAAACGAAAAGGGGAATATAGCGAAGTCGGTTATAAAGAAATTTATAACATAACGACGATTGGTTACGGGGGCACTAAGCCTCAGAATGTCTCCGTTCTAAACACGCAGAATGCCGGAAAAGCACATTTATTATCGTCGCTACCCCCTCAAATTATTCAACGAAAATTGCGCTTACCAACCAGCAATTTCTTCTCTGACACATTAAATCCATGGCAAGCAAAAGAGACTCTAGAGGCATTTCATGGGCTGATTTCATTACCAAAAGCGCAGCGAAATAGTCGGTTTATTGAGTATAGAGATAGGCGTATTCAAGAGTATATGGACTATATCATGTTGGTAATGTGGGAAGTTCGTCGTGAACTTGAACAGGTTGATGCTAGGTTGCCCGCTAGTTTACCAAAAGAGCAGCAAATATGGCTATTTCCTAATCCGCAGGAGAGGGATAATTCTGATGAGTGGATATCAGTGATCGTCACTTCGATAGTTAAAAGTTTCATGCTGCATTACAAGAAAGTGCTTGGTAAAAAAGCCATTAGTTTAGGGAATGAGGAATTTGCCGCTATCGCGGAATTGGTTATGACAAATAAGGAGCTTTTGCGATGA
- the csy2 gene encoding type I-F CRISPR-associated protein Csy2, with amino-acid sequence MSSTYILKLPHLKIHNANALSSPYTIGFPAMTAWLGFMHALERKLREDGTLNIVLDSVAVISHDCNLQTYRGANDYVSSIIGTANPLNNDGSRSAFIEEARCHLDVSLLIQYVIKNDELEPLSEYSPILETIHNQVMTMKLAGGDILSLGKPTVHIIPEVDENGLSRRQLLNSVMPGYALIERRDLMISAMEEGQDAMDALLDYVVVENHCVEKISEDDSEREKKAQFEWRSQRKTSGWIVPIATGYQGISPLGQAKNQRDPDTPHRFSESVVTLGEFILANRINDIYEILWGFDFIESQNLYLCQQLVSNFLSAESK; translated from the coding sequence ATGAGTTCAACTTACATTCTTAAGCTACCCCACTTAAAAATTCATAATGCAAATGCGCTATCCAGCCCTTATACCATTGGTTTTCCAGCGATGACGGCATGGTTAGGCTTTATGCATGCCTTAGAACGTAAACTTCGTGAAGATGGAACACTAAATATTGTGTTGGATTCGGTGGCAGTAATTAGCCATGACTGTAATTTGCAAACGTATCGTGGAGCCAATGACTATGTGAGCTCCATCATTGGTACTGCGAATCCACTCAATAATGATGGTAGCCGTTCAGCATTTATCGAAGAAGCACGCTGCCATCTCGATGTTTCACTATTAATCCAGTATGTCATTAAGAATGATGAATTAGAGCCACTGTCTGAATATTCACCTATTTTAGAAACTATTCATAATCAAGTCATGACAATGAAACTCGCTGGGGGTGACATTCTTTCTTTGGGTAAACCTACAGTTCATATTATTCCAGAAGTCGATGAGAATGGGCTATCCCGACGTCAACTACTCAATAGTGTGATGCCGGGTTATGCTTTGATTGAGCGTCGAGACTTAATGATATCAGCGATGGAAGAGGGGCAAGATGCGATGGATGCCTTGCTCGATTATGTGGTAGTAGAAAATCATTGTGTTGAAAAAATATCCGAGGATGACAGTGAGCGTGAGAAAAAAGCGCAGTTTGAGTGGCGTTCTCAACGAAAAACATCCGGTTGGATTGTGCCTATCGCGACAGGTTATCAAGGTATTTCGCCGTTAGGGCAGGCTAAAAACCAACGAGACCCAGATACACCCCACCGTTTTTCTGAAAGTGTCGTGACGCTCGGGGAGTTCATTCTGGCTAACCGAATTAACGATATTTATGAAATTTTATGGGGATTTGATTTTATTGAATCCCAAAACCTTTATCTATGCCAACAACTGGTATCAAATTTTTTATCTGCGGAGAGTAAATAA
- the csy3 gene encoding type I-F CRISPR-associated protein Csy3 gives MAKNNDVASVLAFEKKLVPSDGYFYGTCWDNKSQFTPLSLQEKSVRGTISNRLKGAVKSDPLKLNSEVEKANLQTVDACALGTNEDTLMHQFTLKVLGGVETPSACNNALFKQSYEQAAKAYIEKEGFRELGHRYAQNIANGRFLWRNRVGAEQIEVVVKVLNQGQQAEWVFDATQYSIHQFDAKDEKLTQLGEKIAAALATPQGALLLEITTYAQLGKAQEVYPSEELVMDKGKGEKSKILYHVNGHAAMHSQKVGNALRSIDTWYPAYGTENGAGAIAIEPYGAVTNLGTAYRTPKENQDFYTHFDKWARGESLARIEDEHYVMAVLVRGGVFGESDK, from the coding sequence ATGGCGAAGAATAATGATGTTGCATCAGTTTTAGCATTTGAGAAAAAATTGGTTCCATCGGATGGTTATTTCTATGGCACTTGCTGGGATAATAAATCGCAATTTACGCCATTATCATTACAAGAAAAGTCGGTGAGAGGTACGATTTCAAACCGTCTTAAAGGTGCGGTAAAGAGTGATCCTTTGAAGCTTAATTCAGAGGTGGAAAAAGCCAACCTACAAACTGTAGATGCCTGTGCACTGGGTACCAATGAAGACACATTGATGCACCAATTTACCTTAAAAGTCCTAGGTGGCGTTGAAACCCCATCGGCTTGTAATAATGCGTTATTCAAACAAAGCTATGAGCAAGCAGCCAAAGCCTATATTGAAAAAGAAGGCTTCCGAGAATTAGGTCACCGTTATGCGCAAAATATTGCGAATGGGCGTTTTTTATGGCGCAACCGTGTTGGCGCGGAACAAATTGAAGTGGTGGTTAAAGTGCTAAATCAAGGCCAGCAAGCTGAGTGGGTGTTTGATGCCACGCAGTACAGTATTCATCAGTTTGATGCCAAAGATGAAAAACTCACTCAGTTAGGTGAAAAAATTGCGGCTGCACTGGCGACGCCTCAAGGTGCTTTACTGCTTGAAATCACAACTTATGCTCAATTAGGTAAAGCACAGGAAGTGTATCCAAGTGAAGAGTTGGTGATGGATAAAGGCAAAGGTGAAAAAAGCAAAATTCTATACCATGTCAACGGGCATGCTGCGATGCACTCGCAAAAAGTAGGCAATGCGCTCCGTTCTATTGATACTTGGTATCCTGCTTATGGCACTGAAAATGGAGCCGGCGCAATTGCGATTGAGCCATACGGCGCTGTCACTAACTTAGGTACTGCCTATCGCACACCAAAAGAGAACCAAGATTTTTATACTCATTTTGATAAATGGGCGCGCGGTGAAAGCTTGGCACGAATTGAAGATGAGCATTATGTGATGGCAGTGTTGGTTCGAGGCGGTGTATTTGGTGAAAGCGATAAATAA
- the cas3f gene encoding type I-F CRISPR-associated helicase Cas3f: MMVTFVSQCEKHALKRTRRVLDAFANRIGDNTWQTLITQEGLLTVQKMLRKSASRNTAVSCHWIRSRSRSQLLWVVGKKSKFNEQGYVPVNRTEKSLLGSELENNWKYLPLINAFTRLAALLHDWGKASLLFQEKLAPNSKNRFKGDPLRHEWISSLLFSALVKSSLATKDDESWIDTLVNGSWDEQQLQEWVKDNNTFSKPLSDLPDAASLLVWLIVSHHRLPFYEVKNEWADKARDTLPELLKTISQQWGYQNCYDENEYQRRVSQCFEFPQGLLSQSQVWLQAVSRAAEHLKHQLPLFKEAMENGCWRLVAQHARLCLMLGDHNYSSKDADPTWQSDIALYANTQRVNETVQYKQKLDEHLVNVANIAANVSEYLPFFESEPPMANDIPELKHHKNATGKFSWQEDVVNTIYQYRDDQEDKTQGYFIVNIASTGCGKTTANAKIMQALSEDKQSMRFILALGLRTLTLQTGDEYRERLGIDEENLAVLIGSKAVLALHQEEKDQEKEREKALERELQLAEFGSESQESLFGGEELELNWSEESWQGSLPEEELSTVLTRPKDRALLYAPILACTIDHIMGATETIRGGRYILPYLRLMSSDLVIDEIDDFTGDDSITIGRLIYLAGILGRKVMISSATIPPTLALFYFKAYQQGWRIHALSHQKSLQIGCVWVDEGEYDPKKDKCIRSCQISTINTEETEQTFEQYKHDHNEFIVRRIKTLQSLVVRRKAFIVPMQKVQGSGQQTQYFEYIQQAILGLHQTHSCVDAHTNLNVSFGVVRVANIPVCVALTHYLLSCEWPEDVEIRAMAYHSQQVLLLRHEQEKHLDAVLKRKEKPGEPPEAFQNPVIRQHLDHIHQQGKAKHVIFILVATPVEEVGRDHDFDWAVVEPSSYRSIIQMAGRVRRHREGAIESPNMALLQYNWKGFTEDENDKHKITDVFSRPGYENKELNLHLSTHDLCELVDEQQLLKSVDAIPRIQHMADWKSQQKTDLACLEHAAIERLMGAATDTQPKLRVRSRIPVKTSSSSLNEPTKLWGFTLGTWWMTALPQQFAEFRKSQPSIRLSLILSDKNKLNFCEYDKDNGWVIKTPEYGIHFQPIEGALKQRLWLVRDYHQSLENRESELETAEKLSKRYGEISFIYRENTMYYYDDQMGISTSKVSK; encoded by the coding sequence ATGATGGTGACGTTTGTTTCTCAATGTGAAAAACACGCCTTGAAAAGAACAAGGCGCGTATTAGATGCCTTTGCTAACCGAATTGGCGATAACACTTGGCAAACGTTAATAACCCAAGAGGGGTTATTAACAGTTCAAAAAATGTTACGTAAAAGCGCTAGCCGTAATACTGCTGTCAGTTGCCACTGGATCCGCTCTCGTTCTCGCAGCCAATTACTTTGGGTGGTGGGTAAAAAAAGTAAATTTAATGAGCAAGGTTATGTTCCCGTCAATCGAACCGAAAAATCGCTATTAGGGAGTGAGCTGGAAAATAACTGGAAATACTTACCATTAATTAATGCTTTTACCCGTTTAGCGGCGTTATTGCATGACTGGGGGAAAGCATCTTTATTGTTCCAAGAAAAACTGGCACCGAATTCAAAAAATAGATTTAAAGGAGACCCGCTTCGGCACGAGTGGATTTCATCACTATTATTTAGTGCGCTAGTAAAAAGCAGCCTTGCAACTAAAGATGATGAGAGCTGGATAGATACACTAGTTAATGGCTCCTGGGATGAACAACAGTTACAAGAATGGGTGAAAGATAATAATACTTTCAGTAAGCCACTGAGTGACCTCCCTGATGCGGCATCATTATTAGTTTGGTTAATTGTTTCTCATCATAGACTGCCATTTTATGAAGTTAAAAATGAATGGGCAGATAAAGCACGAGATACCTTACCTGAATTACTTAAAACAATCAGCCAGCAATGGGGATATCAAAATTGTTATGATGAGAATGAATATCAGCGCAGAGTTAGCCAGTGTTTTGAATTCCCTCAAGGTTTATTAAGTCAGTCGCAGGTATGGTTGCAAGCGGTTAGCCGAGCCGCTGAGCATCTTAAGCACCAGTTACCACTTTTCAAAGAAGCCATGGAAAATGGTTGCTGGCGGCTCGTCGCTCAGCATGCACGTCTTTGTTTAATGCTTGGGGATCATAATTATTCTTCGAAAGATGCCGACCCAACATGGCAATCAGATATTGCGCTTTACGCCAATACGCAGCGTGTCAATGAAACAGTTCAATATAAACAAAAGCTCGATGAACATTTAGTTAACGTCGCCAATATTGCAGCGAATGTATCTGAATATCTGCCTTTTTTCGAATCAGAACCACCAATGGCGAATGATATTCCTGAGCTAAAACATCATAAAAATGCGACTGGGAAATTCAGTTGGCAGGAAGATGTGGTTAACACCATCTATCAATATCGTGATGATCAGGAGGACAAAACCCAAGGTTATTTTATCGTTAATATTGCGAGCACAGGCTGTGGTAAAACGACCGCGAACGCAAAAATTATGCAGGCATTATCGGAAGATAAGCAAAGCATGCGGTTTATTCTTGCGTTAGGGCTTCGAACATTGACCCTACAAACAGGGGATGAATATCGCGAGCGTTTGGGGATTGATGAAGAAAATCTCGCAGTTTTGATAGGTTCAAAAGCCGTTTTAGCGCTGCACCAAGAAGAAAAAGATCAAGAAAAGGAAAGAGAAAAAGCGCTTGAAAGAGAGCTTCAATTAGCGGAGTTCGGGTCTGAATCACAAGAGAGTTTATTTGGTGGTGAAGAGCTGGAACTGAACTGGTCCGAAGAAAGTTGGCAGGGCAGTTTGCCTGAAGAGGAGCTTTCCACAGTTTTAACGCGACCAAAAGACAGGGCGTTGCTGTATGCGCCTATTTTAGCCTGTACGATTGACCATATCATGGGGGCGACAGAAACCATTCGCGGTGGTCGCTATATCCTGCCTTACTTGCGCTTAATGTCATCAGACTTAGTGATTGATGAAATCGATGATTTTACTGGTGATGATTCCATTACGATTGGCCGTTTAATTTACCTAGCGGGCATATTAGGGCGCAAGGTGATGATCTCATCGGCAACCATCCCACCAACACTCGCCCTATTTTATTTTAAAGCGTATCAACAAGGCTGGCGTATTCATGCACTTAGCCATCAAAAATCATTACAGATAGGCTGTGTATGGGTGGATGAGGGGGAGTATGATCCTAAAAAGGATAAGTGTATTCGTTCATGCCAAATATCGACGATTAATACGGAAGAGACTGAGCAAACTTTTGAGCAGTATAAGCACGACCATAATGAATTTATTGTTAGGCGCATTAAAACGTTGCAGTCATTGGTTGTCCGTAGAAAAGCCTTTATTGTGCCGATGCAAAAAGTGCAGGGTAGTGGCCAACAAACTCAATATTTCGAATATATTCAGCAAGCTATTCTTGGTTTACATCAAACCCACTCATGCGTTGATGCACACACTAATTTGAATGTTTCATTCGGGGTTGTGCGTGTCGCTAATATTCCAGTCTGTGTCGCTTTAACGCACTATTTATTATCCTGTGAATGGCCTGAAGATGTTGAAATTCGCGCTATGGCTTATCACAGTCAGCAAGTTTTATTGCTGCGCCATGAGCAAGAGAAACACCTTGATGCGGTGTTAAAACGCAAAGAAAAACCGGGCGAACCGCCAGAAGCGTTTCAAAACCCAGTTATTCGACAGCATTTGGACCACATTCATCAACAAGGTAAAGCCAAACATGTGATTTTTATTTTGGTGGCGACGCCAGTTGAAGAGGTTGGGCGAGACCATGATTTTGATTGGGCTGTCGTTGAGCCGTCATCTTACCGGTCAATAATCCAAATGGCAGGGCGCGTTCGCCGTCATCGTGAGGGGGCAATTGAAAGTCCAAATATGGCCTTGCTGCAATATAACTGGAAAGGATTTACCGAAGATGAAAATGACAAACACAAGATAACGGATGTTTTCTCTCGCCCTGGCTATGAGAATAAAGAGCTAAATCTTCATTTATCCACGCATGATTTATGTGAACTTGTTGATGAACAGCAACTTTTAAAATCTGTTGATGCAATCCCGCGAATTCAGCACATGGCAGACTGGAAAAGCCAGCAAAAAACAGATTTAGCCTGTTTAGAGCATGCAGCGATAGAGCGATTGATGGGGGCAGCGACGGATACTCAACCGAAGTTGAGAGTCCGTTCTCGGATTCCGGTTAAAACCTCATCAAGCTCGCTCAATGAACCGACCAAACTGTGGGGATTTACTTTAGGTACATGGTGGATGACCGCACTTCCTCAGCAATTTGCCGAATTTAGAAAGAGTCAGCCTTCAATTCGATTATCGCTGATTCTGTCAGATAAAAATAAACTGAATTTCTGTGAATACGATAAAGACAACGGCTGGGTAATTAAAACACCTGAATATGGTATTCATTTTCAGCCAATAGAAGGTGCATTAAAGCAAAGATTATGGCTAGTGCGAGATTATCACCAATCACTGGAAAACCGTGAAAGTGAGCTGGAGACCGCGGAAAAGCTTTCTAAACGTTACGGTGAGATTAGCTTTATATATCGTGAAAACACCATGTATTACTACGATGACCAAATGGGGATAAGTACCTCTAAGGTTTCGAAATAG
- the cas1f gene encoding type I-F CRISPR-associated endonuclease Cas1f: protein MDDFSPSDLKTILHSKRANMYYLEHCRVMQKDGRVLYFTEAKNENLYFNIPIANTTVLLLGTGTSVTQAAMRMLSQAGVLVGFCGGGGTPLYMATEVEWFTPQSEYRPTEYLQGWLSFWFDDAKRLSVAKKLQKARIQYLQSVWEGSRELKNEGFVYQQDVIQSALKTFHLRTESAENSQELLLTEAQLTKALYKYAANNTEHKKFSRQHQSLDKTNAFLNHGNYLAYGLAASCLWVLGIPHGFAVMHGKTRRGALVFDIADLIKDAIVLPWAFICGKEDATEQEFRQQILQSFVDHHALDFMFDTVKALALQAAVEPQQEESKS, encoded by the coding sequence ATGGATGATTTTTCACCGTCAGATTTGAAAACCATTTTGCATTCAAAACGTGCCAATATGTACTACTTAGAGCATTGCCGAGTGATGCAAAAAGACGGTCGAGTGCTTTATTTCACGGAAGCGAAAAACGAAAATCTCTACTTTAATATCCCGATCGCCAATACCACTGTTTTACTGTTAGGTACAGGCACATCTGTGACTCAAGCTGCAATGAGAATGCTATCTCAAGCGGGGGTATTGGTCGGATTTTGTGGCGGGGGTGGAACGCCTCTGTATATGGCAACCGAAGTAGAATGGTTTACCCCTCAAAGTGAATATCGCCCAACAGAGTATCTACAGGGTTGGCTAAGTTTCTGGTTTGATGATGCAAAAAGATTGTCTGTTGCGAAAAAACTGCAAAAAGCGCGAATCCAATACTTACAGTCGGTGTGGGAAGGCTCAAGGGAACTGAAAAACGAAGGTTTTGTTTATCAGCAAGATGTTATTCAGTCAGCGTTAAAAACATTTCATTTGCGAACAGAGTCCGCTGAAAACTCACAAGAATTATTATTAACTGAAGCCCAATTAACAAAAGCCCTTTATAAATACGCTGCAAATAATACCGAACATAAAAAATTTTCCCGCCAACATCAATCGTTAGATAAAACCAACGCTTTTTTAAATCACGGTAATTACTTGGCATATGGATTAGCCGCTAGTTGCTTATGGGTGTTAGGCATCCCTCATGGTTTCGCTGTGATGCATGGGAAAACCCGTCGCGGAGCTTTAGTGTTCGATATTGCAGATCTAATTAAAGATGCAATTGTACTGCCATGGGCATTTATCTGCGGAAAAGAGGATGCAACTGAACAAGAGTTCCGTCAGCAAATCTTGCAGTCTTTTGTGGATCATCACGCCTTAGATTTTATGTTTGATACTGTGAAAGCGCTTGCGCTTCAGGCAGCGGTTGAGCCACAACAAGAGGAATCGAAGTCATGA
- a CDS encoding helix-turn-helix domain-containing protein: MMKTHKELHTEWMKDPEYQAAYEEEIRTEKLQAMLKEWRESAGLTKRQLAEIIGVNPSTITRLESNVNNASIKSIARYAAACGIKNPVIAL; the protein is encoded by the coding sequence ATGATGAAAACGCATAAGGAATTACACACGGAATGGATGAAAGACCCGGAGTATCAGGCTGCATATGAAGAAGAAATTAGAACTGAAAAATTACAAGCAATGCTTAAAGAATGGCGTGAGTCTGCCGGTTTGACTAAGAGACAATTGGCCGAAATCATTGGTGTAAATCCATCAACGATTACAAGATTAGAAAGTAACGTAAACAACGCTAGCATCAAAAGTATTGCAAGGTATGCTGCGGCATGTGGAATTAAAAACCCAGTTATTGCATTGTAA
- a CDS encoding type II toxin-antitoxin system RelE/ParE family toxin yields MYTVKYHLEAEKEANALPLKIKVKYDRIIQQLEKFPNYLREPDTKSLGNGLFELRTMGSEIVRGLWVYHKGNTIIILRVFIKKSQKTPKSEFDLAKKRLQELLNDENA; encoded by the coding sequence ATGTATACAGTAAAATATCATTTAGAAGCTGAAAAAGAAGCGAATGCGTTACCTCTAAAAATAAAAGTAAAGTATGACCGAATAATACAACAGCTTGAAAAATTCCCAAATTATTTACGGGAACCAGATACAAAGTCATTAGGAAATGGACTTTTTGAACTTAGAACAATGGGAAGTGAAATTGTCAGAGGTTTGTGGGTATACCATAAAGGCAACACAATCATTATCTTGAGGGTTTTTATCAAAAAATCGCAGAAAACCCCAAAGTCAGAGTTTGATTTAGCTAAAAAACGTTTGCAGGAGTTATTAAATGATGAAAACGCATAA
- a CDS encoding helix-turn-helix domain-containing protein, with protein MIFNEAIQTANHLIHLIPILGRNHSRQDYDDAIKLVEYLIEHDPDNPLVEILCTKIEDYEENASEFADFNRKLKQCDSAIAVLRTLMDQYGLNTTDFADEIGSRSYVSRILNGERSLSLEHMKKLAERFKLPISMFIK; from the coding sequence ATGATTTTCAATGAAGCAATTCAGACCGCTAATCATTTGATTCATCTTATCCCTATTCTAGGTAGAAACCATTCTCGACAAGATTATGATGATGCAATTAAATTGGTTGAGTATTTGATTGAACATGACCCTGACAATCCATTAGTTGAGATCTTATGCACTAAAATTGAAGATTATGAAGAAAATGCCTCTGAATTTGCCGATTTCAATCGCAAATTGAAACAGTGTGATAGTGCTATTGCTGTATTACGAACTTTGATGGACCAATATGGTTTAAATACAACTGATTTTGCTGATGAAATAGGCTCACGCTCTTATGTTAGCCGAATTTTAAATGGCGAACGTAGCCTATCTCTTGAGCATATGAAAAAGTTAGCAGAACGATTTAAGCTTCCTATTTCAATGTTTATTAAATAA